The following DNA comes from Planctomycetia bacterium.
GCGTGACGACGGCCGCTTCGCCGCGGCGCAGCGCCGCGAGGCCCGCGGCTCGGAAGTCGGCGTCTGCCTGGTCAGCGTCATTGGCGCCGGTGAACTCGACGTCGGTGTCGTCCACGTCGTCGAGGGCGCTGGCCGCCGGGAGCCGGTTCTGGGCGAGGCCGATCCGGCCGTGCCGAAGGTCGGTGCGAATCTGCTCGTGTTGCACCTCGTCGAAGCCGAGCCGGGCGAGGAGGCCACGCAGGTCGGCCGCATCGCCGCCGGTCGCAGCCCGGGGAAAGAGCCGGTCGAAGAGCGTGTCCACCATGCCGGCGAGCTCGGGCCGCGTCCGGCAGGCGGCGCCGAAGGCGTCGAGCTCGGCCCGGCGCGCGGGCGAGAGTGCGTGTGCCTTGAGCAGGCCGGGCACGGTAAGCGCGTAGTATCCGGCGGGCATGAGCGCCTCGGGGCCGGTCAGCAGATCGCTCCACGTGCCGCGGTCATTGACGGCGAAGTCGTACACGACGGGCTCCATGGCGAAGGGTAAAGCGTGCTCGAGCTCCCGCTTCGTGCGGCGCATGATCTCGCCGAGCGCCTCCTGCGCGGCGGCCTTCACGTCGGGCGTGAAGATGAACCCCATGCCTCCGCCGGCCATGCCGCCGAGCATCCAGAAGCCGCGGAAGTCGGCACCAAATTGCTCCTTCACGCGGGCGATGATCGTCTCCGTATAGAGATTCGTCGCCCAGGGAATGATCGTCTGGATGGGGCCGAAGAAGTTGCGGGTCGTGGCGGCGGCGATCCGGCCGACGTCTCCCGCCTCGACGGCGGCGATGATCTCGTCGAGCACCAGGCCCGCCTCGCGCCGGGCCTGCCATTCGGCGGCCGAGCGGAGGAGGTATTTTTCCGTGACCATCTCCAGGATCGGGCCCACGTTCTGGGCCATGCCGCCATGCACGAGCACGAGCGATTCCTGGAGATCGGCGCCGAGCCTGACAGCCTCGTGGCTGGGAAGCAATCGGCCGCGGCTCGTGCCGTGTTCTGGATCTCCCGCCGTGGCGGCCACGCCCCTGATCAGCTTGGCGGCGGGCCACACTCCCCCGGAGTCCTGCCAGCCGCCTCCCGAGCCGCCCAGCCATTCGCCGAGGATCGCCCGCGCCGCCACGAGCCGCCGTTCGGGCTCGGAAAGCTGGCCGGTCAGCGACGTCGCCTGGCCCGTGGCCCGCATGCAGGCGGCGATCAGGGCGGCGAGGAGGTTCGTGGAGACGGCGAGCCGCGAACCCTTGGGAATGTTGTTGACGCTGCTGACGAGTTCCAAGCCGAGTCCGGGTCCCACGACCCGCTCGAGGAGCATCGCCAGGCTTTCGCCGGAGCCCTCGACACCGGGGGGCACGATGCCGGCCGCGATCACGGCGGCCTTGAGGAGGCCCAGGTAGTCGCGGGCAAAATCAAACACCTCCGCCAGGTCGGTGATCTCGGCAGAGGCGCCGAGATCGACGCTCGTCAGCCGCAGCACCGGGGCATCGATGACCCGCAGCGAAGCCTCGACCGGCGGCTTCGGCAGCGCATCGCGGCCATGCACGGCGAGGTCGATGGAGACGTTGAGGACGCGGGCGCCCTCGGGAAAGTCCATGCCGAGGAAGAAAATATCGCTCCACCCGGAATGGGAAAGGTCCATGCGGACGGGGGTCGATTCGCGGAGCAGGGGAAACATCCCGCCCGTGTCGCGGGCGAGGAGTTCGGGGCGGATCCGCAGGGCGTGGTCGGCCGGGTGCCCCATGCGAAACATCCACTGGTTGCCGCGCAGACCGCGGACGCTCCTCCGGACCTGGTTGGCGAGCGTCTGCAGGCCGAGATCGCGGTAGGCGGCGGCCAGGGCGCTGGAGATCGCGTCGGACGGCCCATGCTCCGCCTGGGCCTCGAGAAACGTCTCGATCGCCTCCTCGAAGCGGCGGGCGAGGAGGTGCTCGTATCCCGCGTGGGGAATGAGGGCCGCGGCGTCGGTGGCGGCGACGAGCGGCGGGATGTGGAAGCGGTGAATGGCGTGGAGGAAAAACAGGGCCCGCACCCGCTCGTAGAGGTTGGGGCTCGCGTGGCGAAACGCCTCCAGGGCCGCGCACTCACCGAGCAGTTTATCGAGCCCGGCGTCGCGGCAGACGTCGTCGATCGACCGGTCCCGGGCCGCGGGATCGGCCGCCGTGATGATCGCCACGAGGGGTGATGCGGCAGGTAATGCAGCGGTGATCGGCATGGCTTTACCCGACGTGTTTTGCCGTCACCTCGAACTCGACCTGCCGCGGAATCGGCATGTGCTTCGACGCGTCGAGAATTTCGACGGAGAGCAGGCTGCCGTTGGCGTCGTAGTCGAGAATGATGCCGGGCCTGGGCTCGTCGCTCTCGGCCACCACGCCGTTCATCACGAGCACGGAGAGCGTGTCAGTCTCCGGGTCGAACAGGACCTTCATCGTCATGTCCTCCAATATTTGGCCACTTTGCTCGTGCAGTACACCGTAACAATTTCGCACGGAATCCGGTCGATGTCCACGAACACCCGCAGTAGCCGTCCAGATGGGAGAACAGACTGCCACACTGCTCGGCCCGGCCTCAGGATGAGAATCTGACCCGGTGACTGCAGCGTTGCCTCGACTTCTGCGACGCCTATGCCGCGTCTGTTGGCTTCGAACCAGGCGTGATCGGTCCAGCGAACGAGCATGATCCGTGGTCCGCGCAGCCGCAAAGAAACAGGAAGTGATCATGTGTACACTTTTTTGGAGGTGGCCGTCAACAGGCGTGATCGCATTCCGTCCGTGGCCGTCGTCGAAACAATGCCGCCGACTCGAGGGGCGCCCAAGTTGATGCGGCGTCTGCGGCCCGCGAGTCTCCGGCGGGCTGATCCAGCATTCACTGCGGCTGGCGGGCGAGAAGTTCCACGAGCTGGGCGAGGATCTCGGCGCGGTCCTTGCCGGCGAGCCCGAGGGCGAGTTGGGCCGTAAGCAGGCCGTAGGTGGTGCCGAGGTTGTAGCGGCTGCCACGGACCTCGTGCGCGAGATACCGCTCGCGGTCGGCGAGCCTGGCCAGGGCGGGCGAGAGCTGGCGATCACCCGTCGTGCCGAGGGCGTCGAGCAGGTCGAAGACCGCGGGCGTGAGCACGTGCATGCCGAAGAAGCAGAGGTAGTGGCCGGCCCGCAGGCCGGGCACGATCAGGTCCTGCTCGGCCTGGGTGGGCGTCGGCTTCTCGACGACCGTCTCGACCTCGTAGATCCCGTGGCCGCCAGCCACCCGTCGGCCGCCGATCGTGCCGAAGTAGGGGAGCATGCTTTCGCGTGTGGCCTGCACGGCGGACACGGAGCAGTTCTCCGCCTCGGCCACGGCCACGAGCTGCCGAGCGCAGCGGCGGGGAGGCATGCCGTCGTCGTCGCTAACGTAGAGGTGATCGCCCACGAGGTGTAGCACCGGCTCGTCGGCGGCGAATGCACGGCCACAGCGGATCGCATGGCCGTAGCCGAGCGGCTCTGGCTGGGGAATGAGTTCGAGTCGCGACGCGCTCGTGCCGGCCGCGGTGCGAAAGGCGGCTTCGTCACCGGGGCGGACGACGATGCCCACCTCGTCGGCCCCGGCCGCCACGGCCTCCTCGACGATGATCTGCAGGGCCGTCTTGGCGATGCCGTCGCGGTCGACGACCCGCTGGAGGGGAAGGGCGTGACCGTCTCTGCCGGCGGCGGTAATGATGGCGCGTGAGATCTTCATAACGAAGGCTCCAGTTTAGCGTCAGCCGGAAATGAGTCCCTGCGGCACGATCCCTGTTCAATCAGGCCCCGGCATTGCGGCTCGGAAACGCGTGATTCGTTCGAAAAAAACACCCTGTCCAGGCATGACTTATGGCAGTATCTGGCAGCCGATCGGCCGTCCATCCGATGCGATCCCGGGGGCAGATTCAGGCCCGTGCCGTGCTTGCGGAAATGCAAGGGAGTATCGCTTGCTAGGGGGGGTACATTAGGGGAGTCGGGGTCTTCGGTGGACCCCTGTGTTGCGGCTTGGCAGGGCGGTTCGATGTGTGGAATCTGCGGGATCATCGGCGGCGATCGCCGGCAGGTGGAGCCTGCCGTGCGGGCCATGATGCGATCGATGGTCCACCGCGGGCCGGATGACGAGGGGTACGAGGAACTGCCGCTTGGCCACGGCGACGCCGGGCCGGTGGCCGGCTTCGGCTTCCGCCGACTGTCGATTCTCGATCTCTCGCCGGCCGGTCACCAGCCGATGTTCGATGAGAAGACGCGCGACTGCCTGATCTTCAACGGCGAGATCTACAACTTTCGCGCGCTGCGAGCGGAGCTGCAGTGTGCCGGCGCGGTGTTTCGGAGCACGAGCGACACGGAGGTCTTGCTGAAGGCGCTGCACACGTGGGGCGAGCGTGCCGTCGAGAAGGTCCACGGCATGTATGCCTTCGCCTTCTACCACGCCGCCTCCGGGCGGATTCTGTTGGGCCGCGACCCGCTCGGCATCAAGCCGTTGTATGTGGCCGCGCTTCCCGATCGGCTCGTCTTCGCAAGCGAGATCCGCGCCGTCCTCGCCTCCGGCCTGGTGGGCCGTGATCTGGATCTCGGCGGCATCTCCGGCATGCTGGCCTACGGCGCGGTGCAGGCGCCGCGCACGGTGTATCGCGACATCCGCTCGTTTCCCGCCGGGCACGTGCAGTGGATCGACAGCAGCGATGCTGCCGCCCCGGTCGCCGGCCCGCCCCGCCGGTTCTGGAATTTCCCGTTGGCTGCACACGCCGACGACGAACCGCGGGTCGTGCGAAAGGTCCACGACATGCTCCACGACGCCGTGCTCCGGCATCTTGTGGCGGACGTGCCGGTCGGCGTGTTCCTCTCGGCGGGCATCGACAGCACCGTCATCGCCTCGTTCGCCCGCGAATACACGCCGCAGGTCACGGCCTTCACGGTCGGTTTCGGATCCGTGCATGGCGAAGACGAAGTGGCGCTGGCCGCCGAGACGGCGCGGGCCCTGGGGGTCAAGCACGTGTCGGTCGAGCTCGATGCGGACAACATGCCGCAAAAGTGGCATGACTGGCTCGCCGGCATGGACAGCCCGAGCATCGACGGCTTCAACACGTATGTCGTCAGCAGCCGGCTGGCGGCCGAGGGGGTCGTGGTCGGCCTGTCCGGCCTCGGCGCCGACGAACTCTTCGGAGGGTACCCCACGTTCACCCGGGCCCCGCGGTGGTCGGCGCTCTTGCGCGGTCTGCGGTTCGTACCGCGGGGCCTGCGGCGGTCGGCCGTTGCGGCCGTCGGTTCGGCGGCGGGTTCCCCAGCGCTGGTCGGCAAACTTGCCGATCTCGTGGCGGGCGACACGAGCGTGGCGGGGGTGGCCCTGGCGCTGCGCCGGTCGCTATCCGATGCGCGGATCCGGGCGATGGGCCTGGCGCCCGACCGGGTGGGCCTTGCCGGCGATTACCTCGAACCGGCCGGCGCGCGGATCGGGCCGGCGCTCGACGGCGACGGGTTCAACACGGTGGCCCGGATGGAGGCCACGCACTACATGCGCGACACGCTGTTGCGCGACACCGACGCCGTCAGCATGCGGCATTCGCTCGAGGTCCGCGTGCCGTTCCTCGACCTGCCGCTGGTGGACTATGTCTCGGCGTTGCCGGGCCACGTCAAACGCGGGCAGGCCTCGAAGGCGCTGCTGCGGAAGGCCGGCGGCGGGGTGCTCTCCAGCCGGATCATGCGCAGGCCGAAGACGGGGTTCACGCTTCCGATCGGCGAGTGGATGCGAGGGCCGATGCGGGAGCCGTGCGACGCGGCGATCAGCACGCTCGCCGGGCAGTCGTTCATCGACGGGGCGGAGGTGCGGCGGACGTGGCAGGCATTCGTCGCCGATGAGCGGGCGATGCACTGGTCACGGCCGCTCTCGCTGGTCGTGCTGGGCACCTGCCTCGGATAGCGAGCCGGGCGTGAGGAATGCGGCCTCGAACGCCTCGGCCAGGCGGTCGACGGTGGCCTGGCGATCGGCAGCAGAGACGCCGACGAATCGCACGGCAGGCGTGTTGTTGGCATCGAAGACGTAGAGGCGGCCATCGGCATCGTCGCGCATCGCGTCGAGTTCGCCGAAGTCGATTCCCAGGGCATGGGAAAAGCGGAGCAGCGTGTCGAGCTCCGCCGCGGTCAGCACGGAACCGTGCTCTACGATCGTGCCGCGAAGCGACAGCGCGAGCGGATCGTCGGCCCGCTTGTCCTTGAGATACACGAAAGGAACTCGGCAGCCGACGACCGGCACGCGGATTTCCTCGACCACGTCGCCGGTGCGTCTCCCCCGGACAACCCGCTGGTAGACGCGTCCCGGGGCCACGGTCGCCAGTGGCCCCTCCAGGATTCGGCCGTCGTGGAGCGCGTTGAGATCGGATTTGTCGAGGAGCGGCCCGGTCGTGGTGAGCGGATCGACCCCGAGCCCGTAGCCGAAGACCTCGCGCATCACGGCATCGACCCGTGTCTTGCTGATGTCATTGCCGTGGAGATTGATGACATGCCGAGCCTGCGCGATCTCCTCGAGGACGGCGTCCGGCGGCCGTCGAGTGGTGTCGTTCCAGTGCATGGCGGCGGAGAACCTGGCTCGCGGGTCGGTCGTGAGATGGAGGCCCAGCCGGCAGGCAATCAGCGTGATGGTGTAGTCGTCCTCGATGTGGGGGCGGAAGGGATGGAGGAACAGCGTGTCGGGCTGGCCGCCGGCTTTTCGGGCGGCGTGCCGCCGCATCTGCACCGCCTTGCGTGAGATGGCGAGCGGGAGCCGCATCGCGACGCGACGGGCGCGCAGCACGGGCGGTGGCAGGAACCTGCGGCATGCATTGCGAAACGCATCCCGCATCGGTCAGCCCCGGTGCGGCGCGGTGACAAGCGGCAGGCCCCCCCGGCCACCGAGCCGGTCGTGCAGGAACCGGCAGACAAGCGCGTCCTGGACGGCAGCGCCGGTCGAGATGAACACGGCCGGCGTCGTCACGGGTGTGCCCCGAGCGGCGGCCGCCAACAGATGGGGAAGCATGATGAGGTCGGCGGGACGGATGAGGCCAGCCTCGTGCCAGCGTTTGAGGTCGCCGAAGGCGATGTTCTGCTGCGACTCGCTCACGAGCATCCGGCCGTCGAGCACATCGGCGTCGAGTTCCGAGAGGTTGTCAGCATCGGCGCCGACGCTGGCGATGAACGGCATGTGTTGGTCGAGCCGCCCGTCAATGAGCGGCTGCTGTGATGTCGTGGCAAGAAACAGCGCCTGGCTGTCGCGCCGCACGAAGTCGAGGGTGGCGATCCGTACCCGGCCGCCGTACCAGCCCGCGAGGGCGGCAAGAAAATCCTCGCCGCGTCGTTCATCGAGATCGTGGACGACGAGGTGCTCGATTCCAAGCCATTCGCGGAGGATCACGGCCGTGTAAAAGCCGACGCGGCCGGCGCCGACGATGCCGGCGCCATGGTCGCGGCGGTGCCCGCAATACTTGTAGGCCAGCACACTGATCGCGGCGGTACGAAACGACGACAAGGCCGCCACGTCGAAGATCGCCTCGACAAAGTGGTCGGTTGGATGCAGCAAAAGAGCCTTGCCGACGGAGATCTTGTCGGCGACGACACGTTCCTCCTCGTTGGTGCCGATGACCTTCACGGCGTCGATGCCGGCGTCGGCGCCGTCGGCTGCCGGCCAGACGCGATCGATCGCGCAGGGCATGACCCGCCAGTCGCCGCGAACACCTGTCCGCTGGAAGAGGTGCTTCGGCGGCTGTCTGACTGCCGACTCGTCCTCGGACCAGGCGCGATAAAAGCGTTCCAGGGCGTCCATGAACGGGCAGAGGCTGTCCATGAGGGCTGCATGCACCGTCTGTTCCGGGTAGTGAACGCATGGCTCATTCGGCAGCCGCAGCAGTCGCGAGACGAGATCCGTTTGCTGCCTGCTGGCGGAGTGATCCCAAAGCATGCGTGTCGATCGTCGTGATGCGATTCTTCTGATCCTTATGACGGAACGGCTGCGGAAGCCAGCAACCACGTTATCGATCAGGGCCGCGCTGGAGCGGTTTCCGGTATACCGGGACAGGTGGGATTGAGCCGTCGTGCCCTTCTGCCCCAGTCGTCCGAGTCGTTCAGGGACTGCTCTTTTGCGGCTGCGTCGGTTACGAGCGTGGCAAGACGCAGATACGCCTGACTGAGCAGGACTGCAAGCGTTGCATTGGCAGGATCGCGGTCAGCAGCCTTCCTGGTCGCGGCGATGGCCTGTGCGAGACGGTCCCGAAGCAATTGTTGGCCCGCTTCCTTGTCGACGCGGACTGCGATCAACGTCTGCCCCAAGTTGCGCTTCGCGCGTTCCGACAGGTAATCCCGGGCAAGGACTCCAAATGCTCCCAGCACGGCGGCCAGCAGCAGGAGGCGGCTGACGGTCCCCGCCCATGGCCAAGGGGCCCGAGCCTGGCGGGTGCCTTGCCCGGCTGGCGCACTGGAAATGCACAGTCCAAGAATGACACACCACAAACAAGCGTTCGCAGGAAGATACAGGTTCCAGTCAAATGCGGAATGAATCGTGATGCCCGCGAGCGCTGCCCAGCAGCCTGAATTCAGCTCGCGATACTCTGCCCCGGCATCCTTGTCGAACCGCCGGAAACGCCTGGCCACGAGTACGGCTAGGGCCGCGATCGCCACGCCGCCTACGAGGCCCGTTTCGGCTAACATTTGCATGTAGTCGTTGTGCGCGAAGTAAAGCCGCGTGTGGCTTGAGTGAAAGCGGGGAAACATCTGCTCGAATGATGTTAGGCCAGTTCCCAGCCAAGGTGATGCTCGAAACATGCGCAGGGAGACTTGCGCGGCGACTGCCCGGCCATCGCTCAGAAACTGCAACATCACTTTCTGCCACTCTGGCGCGAGCACGGGGAGAATCCAGTGCCAGGCCCCGAGCATGAACGCCAGCAATGCTCCGATCAGCATGGCGTAGGCCGTCGTGATCAAACCCATGAAAATCTTCCACTGCCGCGACGCGGTGTTCAGGTAGACGAGAGTCAGGGCTGAAAAGCAGAGGGCGCCCGCCCCGGCCCGGGACTGCGCCATCACGGCTACGACCCACAAAGCCCCACCAAACATTCCGGCTGCGATTCCCCAGCGAACGGCTGCGTGTAGCCTTTTTCGCGTGCCCGACAACCAGAGGGCGATCGCTACGGGCAGCGTGAGGATCGTGCCTCCGGCAAAATGGTTGCTGTAGCGGTAACTGCCGAACCCATCGCCAACTCCCCGGTTCTCCAAAATGTAGCGGCGATCGTCGACCTTGAGTTCCTCGGGCCAGCCAAGCCCCGCTGTTTGCTCGGTCAACAACGTCGGATCCTGCGTTTTGTGGGAGGGCCCGGAGATGTCGAACACTCCAAGCATGAGCTGTGTTTGCCGGGCACTGCCGAAGCACAGGCCAAGCCCGACGATCACGATGGCCGATGCCGCCAGGCCGGCGAGCAGGGTGAAACGGTGCGACCGATAGCGTCCGAGATCGACGATCATCGCGAGGGTGGCTGCGAGCAAAAGAATGCGGCTCGTGGCAGCGAGGGAGGCAGC
Coding sequences within:
- a CDS encoding asparagine synthetase B; its protein translation is MVHRGPDDEGYEELPLGHGDAGPVAGFGFRRLSILDLSPAGHQPMFDEKTRDCLIFNGEIYNFRALRAELQCAGAVFRSTSDTEVLLKALHTWGERAVEKVHGMYAFAFYHAASGRILLGRDPLGIKPLYVAALPDRLVFASEIRAVLASGLVGRDLDLGGISGMLAYGAVQAPRTVYRDIRSFPAGHVQWIDSSDAAAPVAGPPRRFWNFPLAAHADDEPRVVRKVHDMLHDAVLRHLVADVPVGVFLSAGIDSTVIASFAREYTPQVTAFTVGFGSVHGEDEVALAAETARALGVKHVSVELDADNMPQKWHDWLAGMDSPSIDGFNTYVVSSRLAAEGVVVGLSGLGADELFGGYPTFTRAPRWSALLRGLRFVPRGLRRSAVAAVGSAAGSPALVGKLADLVAGDTSVAGVALALRRSLSDARIRAMGLAPDRVGLAGDYLEPAGARIGPALDGDGFNTVARMEATHYMRDTLLRDTDAVSMRHSLEVRVPFLDLPLVDYVSALPGHVKRGQASKALLRKAGGGVLSSRIMRRPKTGFTLPIGEWMRGPMREPCDAAISTLAGQSFIDGAEVRRTWQAFVADERAMHWSRPLSLVVLGTCLG
- a CDS encoding UTP--glucose-1-phosphate uridylyltransferase gives rise to the protein MPITAALPAASPLVAIITAADPAARDRSIDDVCRDAGLDKLLGECAALEAFRHASPNLYERVRALFFLHAIHRFHIPPLVAATDAAALIPHAGYEHLLARRFEEAIETFLEAQAEHGPSDAISSALAAAYRDLGLQTLANQVRRSVRGLRGNQWMFRMGHPADHALRIRPELLARDTGGMFPLLRESTPVRMDLSHSGWSDIFFLGMDFPEGARVLNVSIDLAVHGRDALPKPPVEASLRVIDAPVLRLTSVDLGASAEITDLAEVFDFARDYLGLLKAAVIAAGIVPPGVEGSGESLAMLLERVVGPGLGLELVSSVNNIPKGSRLAVSTNLLAALIAACMRATGQATSLTGQLSEPERRLVAARAILGEWLGGSGGGWQDSGGVWPAAKLIRGVAATAGDPEHGTSRGRLLPSHEAVRLGADLQESLVLVHGGMAQNVGPILEMVTEKYLLRSAAEWQARREAGLVLDEIIAAVEAGDVGRIAAATTRNFFGPIQTIIPWATNLYTETIIARVKEQFGADFRGFWMLGGMAGGGMGFIFTPDVKAAAQEALGEIMRRTKRELEHALPFAMEPVVYDFAVNDRGTWSDLLTGPEALMPAGYYALTVPGLLKAHALSPARRAELDAFGAACRTRPELAGMVDTLFDRLFPRAATGGDAADLRGLLARLGFDEVQHEQIRTDLRHGRIGLAQNRLPAASALDDVDDTDVEFTGANDADQADADFRAAGLAALRRGEAAVVTLAAGVGSRWTQGAGVVKALNPFCKFAGRHRSFLDVHLAKTRATGRRAGVAVPHVVTTSHLTHDQIAAALGRDTPADVAVTLSPGRAVGLRLVPMTRDLRFAWEETAHQMLDEQKQKVRESLHAALIGWAEQAGEGSDYTANLPSQCLHPVGHWYEIPNMLRNGVLAGLLAERPQLRWLFLHNIDTVGADLDPTLLGRHIAGGSCLSYEVITRRIEDRGGGLAKVNGRPRLVEGLAMPREEDEFKLRFYNTLSTWIDIDRLLDVFGLGRGDLGDEARVAGAIRRVAQRVPTYVTLKDVKKRWGQGQEDVFPVAQFEKLWGDMSALPEVSCRFFVVPRQRGQQLKDVAQLDGWLRDGSAAHVESLCAWE
- the hasC gene encoding UTP--glucose-1-phosphate uridylyltransferase codes for the protein MKISRAIITAAGRDGHALPLQRVVDRDGIAKTALQIIVEEAVAAGADEVGIVVRPGDEAAFRTAAGTSASRLELIPQPEPLGYGHAIRCGRAFAADEPVLHLVGDHLYVSDDDGMPPRRCARQLVAVAEAENCSVSAVQATRESMLPYFGTIGGRRVAGGHGIYEVETVVEKPTPTQAEQDLIVPGLRAGHYLCFFGMHVLTPAVFDLLDALGTTGDRQLSPALARLADRERYLAHEVRGSRYNLGTTYGLLTAQLALGLAGKDRAEILAQLVELLARQPQ